The following coding sequences lie in one Rutidosis leptorrhynchoides isolate AG116_Rl617_1_P2 chromosome 4, CSIRO_AGI_Rlap_v1, whole genome shotgun sequence genomic window:
- the LOC139844874 gene encoding uncharacterized protein, protein MSNNQNVNQINLRSLLEKEKLNGSNFLDWHRNLRIVLKFEGKLNKIEEPLPEAPPETATAAQKNAYQKLFDEQEKIALIMLASMTSDLQKEMEDRTAYDMMTELKNMFQKQASQELYETYKLLQTCKMEEGQSVSSHVLKMKSYIDRLEKLGTTLPPNLAVNTVLVSLPKSYHQFVMNYNMQGWEKSLAEVHSMLKTAEQDIPYKVSNPGVLMIREGRVRKNKPKTWGKGKGKSIAKKKIPPPPKKENPAKDAECFHCGKVGHWRRNCPSYLSELRKGKAGQTSKSGNEKK, encoded by the exons atgtcaaacaatcaaaacgtaaaccaaatcaacctccgttctttgttggagaaggagaaacttaatggttcaaactttctcgattggcaccgcaacctgagaattgttctcaaatttgaagggaagttgaacaaaattgaagaacccttacccgaagctcctcctgagacagctactgctgctcaaaagaatgcttatcagaagttgtttgatgagcaagagaagatagctttaatcatgcttgctagtatgacttctgacctccaaaaggaaatggaagatcgtacagcatatgatatgatgactgagctgaaaaatatgtttcagaaacaggctagtcaagagttatatgaaacttataagcttcttcaaacatgcaaaatggaggagggtcaatcagtgagttctcatgtcttaaaaatgaaaagctacattgaccgattggaaaaacttggaactaccttgccgcctaacttggccgtgaacacggttttggtttcactaccaaaatcgtatcaccaatttgtgatgaattacaatatgcaaggttgggagaaatctctggcagaggtgcactcgatgctcaaaactgctgaacaggatattccatataaggtttccaatccaggtgtccttatgattagggaaggtagagtgagaaagaataagccaaaaacttggggaaaaggaaaaggcaagtcaattgctaagaaaaagattccaccacctcccaagaaagaaaacccagcgaaagacgccgaatgtttccactgtggaaaagttggccactggaggaggaactgtccttcctacctatctgagttgagaaaaggcaaagctggccagactagcaaatcag ggaatgagaagaagtaa